In the genome of Pontibacter actiniarum, the window ACTGGTTTACTCCCGGGTCAACTGTTTCAGTTTCTGTAACCGTGTCAGTTTCAACCACCGTTCTTTCTACTTCCAGTTCAGATACTGCAGTGTCGCGGTCAATGACCATCTCGTCATCTGCAGTGGTGCCTACTTCTTCGTTACCTCCACAAGAGTAAAGGCTAAGTGATCCCATTACAATCGTACCTGCTAAGATTAGCTTTTTCATATTTCATAGTTTTTGGTTCAACATTAAAACGCGTCTATCTCAGATAACCTAAGTATAGATAAGTGCCTTTTACTCCATCTACGAACTAAGGTTTTGAAAAGATATAAAATAGCCATATTTGGGCCAGAGCAAGTGATTTCCCCTGCGTTACGCGTCCTTATCCAGCAGCGTGATACTTGCCGAGTTCACACAGTAGCGCAGGCCTCCGGGGGCGGGGCCGTCGTTGAAGATGTGCCCCAGGTGGCTGTCGCATACATTGCACAGCACTTCCACCCGGTTCATTTTATGGCTGTCGTCGAAGGTGTATTTTATTGCTCCCTTACGGATGGGCTGCGTAAAGCTGGGCCAGCCGGAAAGGGGAGAACGGTATTTTTCGCCGGAGCCGAACAAAAGGGAGCCGCAGCACACGCAGGCGTAGCGGCCGGGCTCAAACGAGCGGCAGTAAGCGTTTTTATAGGGCCGCTCCGTGCCTTTCTGCCTGGTTACCCGGTACTGCTCTTCCGTCAGGAGCTGCTGCCACTCCTCGTCGGTTTTCTCTACCCTCCGGTCCGGTTCGGGGTTACTGTACTTGGCGAATTTTATGACGTCTATCCAGCGTAGCATGCGGGGCCTGTTGTGTGGTTACTGCTGAGAAAACGCACCGATAACTGAGAGGGTTCATCGGCAAAGGCTATCTTTGTTCATCATCAATATCAAACATCGACCTTACATGTCCATCATAATAGTAAGTAAAGGCAAAGAGTTGGAGCCGTGGGTCGAGGCGCTGAAAGAAAAGCGCCCCGACCTGGATCTGAGAATTCACCCCGACACCGGAAACCACCAGGACGTGGCCTTTGCCCTGGCCTGGAACCACCCGATCGGTGCTTTTCAGGAGTACCCGAACCTGAAGTGCATCTCCTCCATGGGAGCTGGGGTAGACCACATCCTGAAAGACCCGAACATACCGGAGCAGGTAACGGTTACCAGGATCATAGACGAAAACCTGACGCAGGACATGGGCGAGTTTGTGGCGGCGCAGGTGCTGAGCTACACCCGCACGCTGCAGGAGTACAAGGCGCAGCAGGCGGAGCAAACCTGGCAGCCACTGCCTTACAAGCGGGCGAAGGAGGTGCGCGTGGGCGTTATGGGCCTGGGCAAACTGGGGGCACACGTGGCCAAGGTGCTCACCGCGCTCGGCTTCCAGGTAAGCGGCTGGGCGAAGTCGGAGAAGAAGCTGGACGAGGTAGCGGTATACACCGGTCAGGAGGCATTTGATGGCTTTCTGGCAGAGGCGGAGGTGCTGGTGTGCCTGCTGCCGCTCACCGAGGAAACGAAGGGCATACTGAACAAGGACACGTTAGCCAAACTGCCGCAGGGCGCCTATGTTATCAACGTGGCACGGGGCGAGCATGTGGTGGAAGAGGACCTGTTGGAGATGCTGGACAAAGGGCACCTTTCCGGTGCCGCCCTGGATGTGTTTGAGCAGGAGCCGCTGCCGCAGGGGCACCCTTTCTGGAAGCACCCCAGGGTGTTTGTGACGCCGCACATGGCCAGCAAGACAGACCCCGCCTCGGTAGTGCCGCAGGTGCTAGAAAACTACGACAGGCTGAAGAGCGGGAAACCGCTGCAGAACATTGTTTCATCACAAAAGGGATACTAACATGAACGCATTTCATTACGCTTTTAAGGTAAAGGACATTGCCTCTACCCGCAGGTTTTATGTGGATATACTGGGCTGCGCCGAAGGCAGGAGCACCGAGCACTGGATCGACTTTGACTTCTTCGGTAACCAGCTGTCGGCGCACGTGAGCGCTGATATTCCTGCGCTTGACTATTGCGGTAAAGTAGACGGCATTAGTGTGCCGGTGCCGCACTTTGGCTGTATCCTCAAGTATGGGGAGTTTACCGAGCTTCAGGCGCGGCTGGCAAAGCATGATATCAAGTTTGTGGTGAAGCCTTACACCCGCTACGAAGGAAAGACAGGGGAGCAGCTCACGATGTTCTTTCTGGACCTGAGCGGCAACCCGCTGGAGTTTAAAGCCTTTAAAAATGAGGCGGAGGTGTTTGCCTCCTGATGCGGCGCAATTCTTAGGAATACACCAGCCTCCATGCTCGAAGCGAAGTATGGAGGCTGTTTGTTTTAATGGGTGATCCATTCTCCTTTTCCTGCAACAGCCTGACGACGCTGCTTGACCTACCAAAGCAGGAAAGAGGATTCAGATTTTGCCAGCCTTGGCTACCAGACCTGATTTTAGTCCTTGGGTTGAGCGCCTCGAGAGGTTCCGGTGACGAGCGCTAACGAGGCAGGACGAGCCCTCGCGGGCATGAGCGCTCCAAGGCATGAGGTGAAACGATAGGTGCGTGGGAGCTACAGGATGAACGGAAGCTAGAAAGGATAGCTAGGTTGAGGTTGTAGAAAGTAATGGCTATGCAAGTATACCTGTAGCAAGTATAGCCAAGGCAGTTGGAGGCACAAGCGGACGCTTGCGCCAGGGAGGTTGTTAGCGGAGGCCAAAAAGTATGGCTTTTCAAGCCAGTTGAGTTACAAACTCAACATCATAGTAAGGCACAAGTCTGAAGACTTGCGCCAGCAGGGGCCAGGGGAGCAGTGGATTCCTGTCTACTTAAAGCGAACAGTAACCCTGACTTCCTTGGCAACCAGCTGTCCGTCTTGGGTAGCGGGCTTCCAGCGCGGCCCTTCCTGAATGAGGCGCTGCGCCTCGGCATCGCAGGCGGGGCAGAGGCCTTTAACGACGCGCAACTGCTGCGGCTTACCGTCGGTACCAACCGTGAATGCGATAATTACTTTCCCCTGCTCCGGTACCTCCCGGCTGCTTTCCTGCAGGTACTTTTTATACTTGCGCCTGCCCACCGTGGGGTGGGCCGGAGTTGCTGCCGGTGCGGGCTCGGCCACTCCGTAAGCGGTTACCACTACTTCGCTTAGAGCCAGTTTGTCCGGGGAGAGGGAGATGGTGGCCGCGGTGTCGTTTTTAGCCAAGACTTTCTCCGCCGTTTCGTACCCGATGTAGGAGAAAAGCAGCGTTTGCTCCTGCTCCGGCACTGCCAGGGTATACCTGCCGTCCGCATCTGTTAAGGTGGCAGCCGGCGTTCCTTTCGATAAGACCACTACGCCCGGCAGCGGCTCCCCCTCCGGCGAGAGCACCTGCCCGCTAACCTGCTTTTGGTCTGCGGCCGTGGCAGCTGCTTTTAAAGAGCTGAAGCCCCGGATGGTGATGCCTTTCGTTTTGCCAGCCAGGGCCTTGCCTGCATTCACAGGCTCGGGAGCCAGCGCCATGGTAGCGGCCTCTTCTTTCAGCAGAGAGGCATTGGACGAGTCAAACGGCACAGGTGTGCTTTCGACCGCATCATCAATGCCTGCCAAAAAACTACGATCCGGTGGCGTTTCTTCTGCAAACTTCTGAATATCCTCCACCAACACGTCACATACAATTTCCCCTTCCGCTATCGCCTCTTGGGCAGGTACTTGCTCCTTATCCCGCTTTACCACCGGGGGAGCATACGTTTCAACCTGCGTAATTGCTGCTCTACTTGCCGCCGGAGTTTCAGCTGTGCCCGGAGTATCGGGTGCAGTAGCTGCTGCGGGTGGGGAGAGGTCAAGTAGTGGCGCTTCGGCAGGCTTTACTACAGCTCCTACGGTTGCTAGCTCCTGTGCCGGCTGTTGCTCCCGGTAATTGTAGTAGATGACGAGTACAGCCGAGGCCAGAAGTACAAGTACGGCCGCAGCTGCCTGCCAGAAAACAGGGTCGGGCTTCTTCTTGCCCTGCTCTACCTTGGTTTTTATACTTCTGTTGATATCCGTTACAGCGGCTTTGGTTTGCTCGGCCTCTGAAAGCGCCATGCCTTCCAGCACATCGGCACACAGCTCACAGCCCAACAGGTGCCGCTCCAACTGGTGGTGCAGGGCAGGGGGCAGGTCGCCCTGCTGGTACTGCCGCAGCAGCGCCAGCGAAGGGTGTTCGCCTTCTGGCCAAAGTATGTGGTGCTTATCGTGGTGCATGGTGCTTCTCCATGTAAATTTTCAGGTTCCGTTTGCCGTTCTGGATGTAGCTTTTCACTTTGCTCAGCTCATGCCCGGTCAGGTCGGCAATCTCTTTATAGCTTTTCTGCTGCAGGTAAAACAGCTCTACGCAAGTATACTGCGCTGGGGGCAGCTGTTGCAGGGCCTGTTGCAAAAGCTGCTCCGTTTCCTCGCGCTGCTCCGCCTCTGAAAGATGCAGCGGCTCCTGGTTTTCCACAAACAGGGCCGAAGTTTCATCCAGGCCTGTGCCGGGCTGCCCTTTCTTTGCCCGCAACTGCATGAGACAGTGGTTTTTGGCGGTGGCGTAGAGCCAGCTTTTAAAGTTGCTTACCTCGTGCTGCAGCAGCGCGGTGGCCAGGTGCTCAAACAGGTGCATGGTGGCGTCCTTGCTTTCCTCCTCCTCGCGCAGGTACTTCAGGCACACCAGGTACACCATCTCCGAGTGCCGCTGGAAGAGCTCGCCCAGGTGCTCCAGCTCACCCGTCTGCCGGTACAGGCGCAGCAACTCCGCATCAGAGGGAGGCGGCTTGGCATTGGTGAAAAGCTTGAGGAAGAAGGGCAGCATCTGAAGTATACTTTCCCTAAAGAAAGTAAATTTTTTTCAGATAGAGTTATGGAATAGCTGTGGCGGCTGCATCCTATAGGAAACAAAAGCACAAAACCATGGAAAAACACCTCTACACATTGCTGCTCGCCCTGCTGATGCTGGGGCTGCAGGCACAGGCGCAGACACTTCAGGTGACCGGCACCGTAACCGACGCCGCCAATGGCGCTGCCCTGCCCGGCGTAACGGTAACCGGGAAAGGGACACAAGCCGGCACCGTAACCGACCAGTACGGGAAGTATACCCTGCGGGTGCAAAGCGAAAAAACCGTACTTGTTTTCGGGTTCATCGGCTACATTACCCAGGAAGTAAAGGTGGGGAAGAAGCGTGTGGTGGATGTACAGCTCCAGGCGGACACGCAGGCACTGGAAGAAGTGGTGGTGACAGCTCACGGAAGGCCTAAGGGTATCACCATCCGTGGTGTGGCAACAAGTGCTGTTGTCTCTGCGCCACAGCAGTATTCTTCTGGCTACATGGCCTACGACCAGGCGGCGCTGCACAACACCGAGAACTACGATTATCTGAAAGAGAGTACCTTTCAGGACGCTAAAGAGTCGCCGCTTTCTACTTTCTCCATCGATGTGGACCGCGCCTCCTACAGCAACGTGCGCCGCTTTCTGAACAACGGGCAGAAGCCCCCGGTAGACGCCGTGCGCATCGAGGAGATGGTGAACTACTTTACCTATGACTATCCGCAGCCGAAAGGGGAGGAGCCGTTTGCTGTGTACACCGAGCTCTCCGCCTGCCCCTGGAATAAAGAAAACCAGTTGCTGCACATTGGCCTGCAGGGCAAGGACATCCCGACCGATAACCTGCCGCCATCCAACCTGGTGTTCCTGCTGGATGTGTCGGGCTCTATGGCGACGCCCAACAAACTACCGCTGCTGAAGGTTGGCTTAAACCTGCTGGTAAGCCAGCTGCGCCCGCAGGACAAGGTGGCCATTGTGGTGTATGCCGGTGCCGCCGGTTTGGCGCTTCCGGCCACCTCCGGGGATCAGAAAGAGAAAATAGCGCAGGCACTGGGGCAGTTGGAGGCGGGCGGCTCCACTGCGGGCGGTGCAGGTATAAGGCTGGCCTACCAGGTGGCGCAGGAGCAGTTTATGGAAGGCGGCAACAACCGCGTTATCCTGGCGACAGACGGGGACTTTAACGTGGGCGTGAGCAGCGACGGCGAGTTGGCCCGCCTGATCGAAGAAAAGCGCGAGACGGGCATAGCCCTGACCGTGCTGGGCGTTGGGACAGGCAACCTGAAGGACTCGCGCATGGAGCAGCTGGCCGATAAAGGCAATGGCAACTACGCCTATATTGATAACATCCTGGAGGCAAAGAAAGTGTTTGTGAACGAGTTCGGCGGCACGCTCTTTACCATTGCCAAAGACGTGAAGCTGCAGCTGGAGTTTAACCCGGCCAAGGTAAAGTCTTACCGGCTGATCGGCTACGAAAACCGCACGCTGCAAAGCAAAGACTTTAACGACGATAAGAAAGATGCCGGAGAGCTGGGAGCAGGGCATACGGTAACGGCGCTTTATGAGATTGTGCCGGCGGGTGCCAAAGGCGGCAGTGCCGGTTCTGTGGATGAGCTCAGGTACCAGGAGTCAAAGCTGCGTGCAAAGGCCGCTGCCACAAACGAAATCCTGACGCTGAAGCTGCGCTACAAGGAGCCGGGCGGCAGTAAGAGCAAGCTTCTCTCCACCACGGTGTCCGGGGCGGCAACCGAGGTGAGCCAGGCATCTGATAACCTTCGGTTTGCAGGGGCTGTGGCAGCCTTTGGCATGTTGCTCCGCGATTCAGCGTTTAAAGGCACGGCCACGTATGCGCAGGTGCTGGCGCTGGCGCAGAGCGCACTTGGCAAGGATGCAGAAGGCTACCGTGCAGAGTTTGTGCGGCTTGTCGAGTCGAGGGCCCTGCTGAGCGACAGGCGGTAACCTTGCCATACTTTAAAAACAGCGAGAGCCGCTCCTGCATTGGAGCGGCTCTCGCTGCTAAATCATACTTTGGCACGGGCATTTAACAAGTACAGCATGGCGCTGCAGGAGCAGAAGCCGTCTGCATCAGGTTATGAGCTGCAGGAGAGCATGGAGCAACCGGCTTTCTGGGTAGCCCAGTCCGGACGCTTGGCAAAGAACTCATCAAACGTATCAGAATACGGCTCCTTCATCGCCTGCTGTAGCTTTACGAAAAGCTGCTGCTCTCCGCGCTCGAGCTCCTCAATGGCCTGGTGCAGCAGGTAATTCCGAAGTATAAAGCGCGGGTTGCTGGCTCGCATCCGCTCCTGGGAGGCCTGGCGTGTAATGCTGTTCGTGTTCAGGCGCTCCAGGTACGATGTTATCAAGGCAAAAAGCGCCTCCTTCTCGTTTGGTGCGGGCTCCTGGTAAAAGCTGTCTTCGAAATGCTTTGCCACCTCTTCGGCTGTGCCCATGTACAGTGGCAGGTCGATGAGCAGCTGATAGAAAATAGTCATGTCGGGCTTTATACTTGCCAGCGTTTCATCGAACCGGGTAATGAGCTGCACGTCCTCCGGCCTTACGTTATCCAGCCCCAGCTTTTTGCCCATCATGGCATAATAGCTTTGCCAGTAGGTGTCTTTGTAGGTTTCCAGCGCGGCCACTAGCGCATCCTTGTCGGCCAGGGGGAGCAGGGCACTGGCCAGGCAGCCGAGGTTCCAGTAGCCGATGGACGGCTGTTTGCCAAAGGCATAGCGGCGGCCCGGCAGGTCGGTGGTGTTGGGCGTAAAGTCCGGGTCATAGTCATCTACAAACGAGTAAGGGCCGTAGTCTATCGTCAGGCCGAGGACAGACATGTTGTCCGTGTTCATAACGCCATGCACAAAGCCCACGCGCATCCACTCCACCATCAGGTCTGCAGTGCGTGCAATCACTTCCTTATACCAGTCTATTACCCTGTTTTCGCCCTGAATGTGCGGATAATAGCGGGATATTGTCCAGTCGACCAGCTGTTGCAGGTTAGCTGTTTCCTTGCGGGCGGCCAGCAATTCATAGTTGCCGAAGCGCAGGAAGCTTGGGGCAGCCCGCATTACGATGGCCCCGGGCTCGTAGGCCGCATTGCCGTTGTAAAACATGTCGCGCAGTACCTGGTCGCCGGTAGAAACAAGGCTCAGGGCACGGGTGGTAGGCACGCCCAGGTGGTGCATGGCCTCGCTCATCAGGTACTCCCGAACCGAGGAGCGCAACACGGCCCTGCCGTCGGCACGGCGGGAGTAGGGGGTGGGGCCGGCCCCTTTCAGCTGCAGCTCCCAGCTTTGGCCTGTTGCCGTTTCCCACTCGCCCAGCGTAATGGCCCTGCCATCGCCTAACTGGCCTGCCCAGCCGCCAAACTGGTGCCCGGCATAGCAGGCGGCGTAAGGGTGCATGGAGTCTGCCACGCGGTTGCCGCCCAGGATGTCGATGTCCTCTTGCCCCTCAGGTTTCCGGATGCCCAGCTTTTCGGCCAAGTCCTCGGACCAAGCCAGCAGGGTGGGCTGCGCCACCGGCGTGGGGATGGCTTTGCTGTAGAGGACGCCCGGGGTTTGGCGGGGCCGGAGGTCGCCGCTTTCATCCCCGGGGAAATGCTGTACAAATTCGTTTTTATATTCTTTTGAGCTTAGTCGCTGCATGGGTTTCGGTTAAGTGGGTTCTTTCTCTGAGCCGGGAGGGCTACAGGCCGCCCCGGGTTCTGTTTAACAAATTTCTGACCGGAATAGTTGGCCGCTCGGGGATAGGGTGCCACGCAAAGGCAGGCGTTTGGCAGCTGCGCATATCTATTACAGCAGGAGTGACGTACCTACTTGGACACTATAAAACAAAGCTATAATGGAGAACAGCCACACAAACCAATCCCTGAAAAGCCTGCTTCAAAACCCCGGCGCGCTGGCAGACCTCTTGCAGAACCCCGGCAAGGGCGGCCTGGACTTTTACAACGGGCTATCTACCAAAGAGAAGCAGTATGTGGTTTTTGCAGCGGCGGCAGGGTTGGCTATCTACGGCCTTTACCTTGGCCGCAAAGGGAAGTAGCAGGGGCGGCTTAACGCTTCCTGCCTTTGCCTTTCTTGGCAGCCCTGGCCTTGCCCTGTTCGGTTTTTAGTTGCTTAAACTCCTCGTTCGAGACGGTTACGGTATAGTAAACAGAGCGGAGAATGGTAACGTCGGCATCGTAGTCGTAGGCTGTTTCGATGGATAGCTGCTTGCTTTCGTTCAGCTCGTAGCCGTCGTCTACTTTGTCGTACACAAGAAACTCGTACTCGCCTTCTTCCAGGTGCTTGTTGTCGGTGCGGGCCAGGCAGTCGCCGGTAATCACCAGCGGCGTTTCCAGCTCAACCTCCAGGTCGAAGGGCTGAAAGAAGCGGCCGTCTTTTTTATGGGTAACGTACTCTATCCTGTCGATGTGCAGTGCGATGCCCTCGTTCTTCGTGTTCCGGCTGCCCCGGATATCCTGTATATTTCCTACTAATTTCATATGCGTTCTGGCTATGTAAGGCTCCTGCCGGCCTGCTTCAGCTTGCTACAGTTGTGCGCGCCCAAGCGGGCAGCCGGCCATACTTTTGCTGCGAAGATAAGAAGTATAAAGTTAAAGCGATTCTGCCAGTTTGTTGCTATACTTGCATTATGCAGAATCTTAAGCTTTTTATGCTGATGCTGGGGTGCAGGCCCGCAGGCAGAAACACCGAACAGCATGATATGTTCTTCAGTGTAGGGTATACGGTAAAGGACCTGGTGCCGGAGATTAAAGCCTTCTGGCCTGAGGCAAAGGGAAACATACACGTGGATGCCTGGCGCGAGGTAAACCTGGTCAACGGTTACCGGGTGCGCGTAGTGCCGAGAGAAGCCGCCGCCGGTGTACCCGAAGAAGGAGCCGACAAGCTCTTTTTCCTGAACCTGGGCGGTTACAAGCCCGGCGAGTTTGACGAGTTCCACTACAAGATGCTGGCTGTAGCCAAAGACCAGGGCGACGCCGCGAAGCAGGCCAGGCAGACCGCCTTTTACAAGCACACCGGTTTTAAGGGCGCTGCCTCGCACATCGATGATAAGTTCGGTGTGGATGTGGACGAACTCTTTAAGGTGCAGGACATCCTGCCGCAGGAGGTAAAGGAGAAGTACAGCCTGCAGCTAACCAAGAGCAGTGAAACGGAGGAAGACGCGCTGCATTTAGGGTACTTTCAGCTGCATAAACTGTAGGGAGCGGCACAGGGTAAAGAGGCTGAAAAAAAGTGCCCGGCAGCTTGTCCGGAAAGCGCTGACAGGCCAGATGCAAAACATGCGGCGGCGGGCTTCGTTAGTAAGGGGAGTGCAATAAACCTTAACTATCAGAAGCTATGAACAGAGGAAAAAACGATAACTTCCAAAATAAAAACCACTACGCCGATTTTGATGAGCACGGCAACGCGCTGACCGGTAACACCAACAGCCTGTCGCACTATAACCCGGAGAGCAAGTACGGCTACACCGGCCAACCCGGAAACAACAGCGGGGACAGCCACAGGCAGCGCGGCCACTGCGACACCAATGCCGCACACGCCTACGGCGACTTCAGTGGAGGCACGCGCTACGGAGAGGGCGGCAGCACCGCTGGCGGAGGCTCTGCCTACGGGCACTCCTACTACGGCCTCTCCGGCGACCAGGGCCCGCGGATTACGCAGCACGACAGGCACTGGGACGACAGCAGAAGGTATGACGGCTACGGTGACAGGGAACATTACCGCAACCGCGACCGCCGTTTCTCCGACAGCTTTGGCCGCACCAGCGACGGTGGCTACATCAACGAAAACAGGCCCAACCAAAACTTCAACTACTACGACGACAGCTATCAGAACCCGCGCTTCCGCGATATGGGCCGCGAGGAGAGAGGCTACGGCCGTGGGGAAGGCAGCTATGAAAGAAGAGGCTTCCAGGACAACAACCGCTATGAAAGCAGGGAGCGCAATGCCTACCGCAACGAGGAGC includes:
- a CDS encoding VOC family protein, producing the protein MNAFHYAFKVKDIASTRRFYVDILGCAEGRSTEHWIDFDFFGNQLSAHVSADIPALDYCGKVDGISVPVPHFGCILKYGEFTELQARLAKHDIKFVVKPYTRYEGKTGEQLTMFFLDLSGNPLEFKAFKNEAEVFAS
- a CDS encoding 2-hydroxyacid dehydrogenase; translated protein: MSIIIVSKGKELEPWVEALKEKRPDLDLRIHPDTGNHQDVAFALAWNHPIGAFQEYPNLKCISSMGAGVDHILKDPNIPEQVTVTRIIDENLTQDMGEFVAAQVLSYTRTLQEYKAQQAEQTWQPLPYKRAKEVRVGVMGLGKLGAHVAKVLTALGFQVSGWAKSEKKLDEVAVYTGQEAFDGFLAEAEVLVCLLPLTEETKGILNKDTLAKLPQGAYVINVARGEHVVEEDLLEMLDKGHLSGAALDVFEQEPLPQGHPFWKHPRVFVTPHMASKTDPASVVPQVLENYDRLKSGKPLQNIVSSQKGY
- a CDS encoding energy transducer TonB, with translation MHHDKHHILWPEGEHPSLALLRQYQQGDLPPALHHQLERHLLGCELCADVLEGMALSEAEQTKAAVTDINRSIKTKVEQGKKKPDPVFWQAAAAVLVLLASAVLVIYYNYREQQPAQELATVGAVVKPAEAPLLDLSPPAAATAPDTPGTAETPAASRAAITQVETYAPPVVKRDKEQVPAQEAIAEGEIVCDVLVEDIQKFAEETPPDRSFLAGIDDAVESTPVPFDSSNASLLKEEAATMALAPEPVNAGKALAGKTKGITIRGFSSLKAAATAADQKQVSGQVLSPEGEPLPGVVVLSKGTPAATLTDADGRYTLAVPEQEQTLLFSYIGYETAEKVLAKNDTAATISLSPDKLALSEVVVTAYGVAEPAPAATPAHPTVGRRKYKKYLQESSREVPEQGKVIIAFTVGTDGKPQQLRVVKGLCPACDAEAQRLIQEGPRWKPATQDGQLVAKEVRVTVRFK
- a CDS encoding DUF1543 domain-containing protein, which codes for MQNLKLFMLMLGCRPAGRNTEQHDMFFSVGYTVKDLVPEIKAFWPEAKGNIHVDAWREVNLVNGYRVRVVPREAAAGVPEEGADKLFFLNLGGYKPGEFDEFHYKMLAVAKDQGDAAKQARQTAFYKHTGFKGAASHIDDKFGVDVDELFKVQDILPQEVKEKYSLQLTKSSETEEDALHLGYFQLHKL
- a CDS encoding RNA polymerase sigma factor, yielding MLPFFLKLFTNAKPPPSDAELLRLYRQTGELEHLGELFQRHSEMVYLVCLKYLREEEESKDATMHLFEHLATALLQHEVSNFKSWLYATAKNHCLMQLRAKKGQPGTGLDETSALFVENQEPLHLSEAEQREETEQLLQQALQQLPPAQYTCVELFYLQQKSYKEIADLTGHELSKVKSYIQNGKRNLKIYMEKHHAPR
- a CDS encoding vWA domain-containing protein codes for the protein MEKHLYTLLLALLMLGLQAQAQTLQVTGTVTDAANGAALPGVTVTGKGTQAGTVTDQYGKYTLRVQSEKTVLVFGFIGYITQEVKVGKKRVVDVQLQADTQALEEVVVTAHGRPKGITIRGVATSAVVSAPQQYSSGYMAYDQAALHNTENYDYLKESTFQDAKESPLSTFSIDVDRASYSNVRRFLNNGQKPPVDAVRIEEMVNYFTYDYPQPKGEEPFAVYTELSACPWNKENQLLHIGLQGKDIPTDNLPPSNLVFLLDVSGSMATPNKLPLLKVGLNLLVSQLRPQDKVAIVVYAGAAGLALPATSGDQKEKIAQALGQLEAGGSTAGGAGIRLAYQVAQEQFMEGGNNRVILATDGDFNVGVSSDGELARLIEEKRETGIALTVLGVGTGNLKDSRMEQLADKGNGNYAYIDNILEAKKVFVNEFGGTLFTIAKDVKLQLEFNPAKVKSYRLIGYENRTLQSKDFNDDKKDAGELGAGHTVTALYEIVPAGAKGGSAGSVDELRYQESKLRAKAAATNEILTLKLRYKEPGGSKSKLLSTTVSGAATEVSQASDNLRFAGAVAAFGMLLRDSAFKGTATYAQVLALAQSALGKDAEGYRAEFVRLVESRALLSDRR
- the msrB gene encoding peptide-methionine (R)-S-oxide reductase MsrB; protein product: MLRWIDVIKFAKYSNPEPDRRVEKTDEEWQQLLTEEQYRVTRQKGTERPYKNAYCRSFEPGRYACVCCGSLLFGSGEKYRSPLSGWPSFTQPIRKGAIKYTFDDSHKMNRVEVLCNVCDSHLGHIFNDGPAPGGLRYCVNSASITLLDKDA
- a CDS encoding protein adenylyltransferase SelO, yielding MQRLSSKEYKNEFVQHFPGDESGDLRPRQTPGVLYSKAIPTPVAQPTLLAWSEDLAEKLGIRKPEGQEDIDILGGNRVADSMHPYAACYAGHQFGGWAGQLGDGRAITLGEWETATGQSWELQLKGAGPTPYSRRADGRAVLRSSVREYLMSEAMHHLGVPTTRALSLVSTGDQVLRDMFYNGNAAYEPGAIVMRAAPSFLRFGNYELLAARKETANLQQLVDWTISRYYPHIQGENRVIDWYKEVIARTADLMVEWMRVGFVHGVMNTDNMSVLGLTIDYGPYSFVDDYDPDFTPNTTDLPGRRYAFGKQPSIGYWNLGCLASALLPLADKDALVAALETYKDTYWQSYYAMMGKKLGLDNVRPEDVQLITRFDETLASIKPDMTIFYQLLIDLPLYMGTAEEVAKHFEDSFYQEPAPNEKEALFALITSYLERLNTNSITRQASQERMRASNPRFILRNYLLHQAIEELERGEQQLFVKLQQAMKEPYSDTFDEFFAKRPDWATQKAGCSMLSCSS